One window from the genome of Streptococcus halotolerans encodes:
- a CDS encoding IS30 family transposase has protein sequence MSTNHSTTKQAYHHLSEAERGKMEAYLSEGLKPAEIAKRLSRNRSTIYRELKRGTVRQVKQINGKKVYYEQYVAETAQIRYSEGRKGSYYLKLEKVSEAFLLAFTEAMQAKPRIHSVDTFAYSYKLEHPEEVVPSTKTLYNYIHQGLLDIKPIDLPKVVRIRKKTKSRPSTKKYLGTSIEKRPDDINDRSTFGHWEIDSVLGLKTAGEPSIMTLVERQTRFALTIKLPKKRAEYVNQAVLDYMESYPIKSITADNGSEFALLSDLEGVDIYFAHAYSSHERGTNENFNGLLREFIPKGVSLKGLTLDDLEMYTQAINDKPRRIHNYQSSKKLFELAQTV, from the coding sequence ATGTCCACTAATCATTCTACCACAAAACAAGCCTATCACCATCTTTCTGAAGCAGAACGTGGGAAAATGGAAGCCTATCTTTCAGAAGGATTGAAACCAGCTGAAATTGCGAAACGTTTGAGTCGAAATCGCTCTACCATCTACCGTGAACTCAAGCGTGGAACTGTCAGGCAAGTTAAACAGATCAACGGAAAGAAAGTTTACTACGAACAATATGTCGCAGAAACTGCTCAGATTCGTTATTCTGAGGGTAGAAAAGGAAGTTACTATCTGAAACTTGAGAAAGTATCAGAAGCTTTCTTGTTAGCTTTCACAGAAGCTATGCAAGCTAAACCCAGAATTCATAGTGTAGATACTTTTGCCTATTCTTATAAGCTTGAGCATCCTGAGGAAGTTGTTCCCAGTACCAAGACGCTTTACAATTACATCCACCAAGGTTTATTGGACATCAAACCAATTGACCTGCCTAAAGTTGTCCGCATTCGTAAAAAGACTAAGAGCCGCCCATCAACTAAGAAATACCTTGGAACTTCTATTGAGAAGAGACCAGATGATATCAACGATCGTTCAACTTTTGGGCATTGGGAGATTGATTCTGTTCTTGGGTTAAAGACTGCTGGAGAGCCTTCTATTATGACTCTAGTTGAGAGGCAGACTCGTTTTGCACTCACCATTAAACTTCCTAAAAAGAGAGCTGAGTACGTTAATCAGGCTGTTTTAGACTACATGGAAAGCTATCCAATAAAATCAATAACAGCTGATAATGGAAGTGAATTTGCTTTACTAAGCGACCTAGAGGGTGTTGATATCTACTTTGCACATGCTTATTCATCTCACGAACGTGGGACAAATGAGAACTTCAATGGTTTGCTTAGAGAGTTTATACCAAAAGGAGTCTCACTTAAAGGACTTACTCTAGATGACTTAGAGATGTATACCCAAGCTATTAATGATAAACCAAGAAGAATACACAACTATCAGTCTTCTAAAAAACTGTTTGAGCTAGCTCAAACAGTATAA
- the rpsL gene encoding 30S ribosomal protein S12: protein MPTINQLVRKPRKSKVEKSDSPALNIGYNSHKKVHTKLSAPQKRGVATRVGTMTPKKPNSALRKFARVRLSNLIEVTAYIPGIGHNLQEHSVVLIRGGRVKDLPGVRYHIVRGALDTAGVADRKQGRSKYGAKRPKG, encoded by the coding sequence ATGCCTACAATTAACCAGTTGGTACGTAAACCACGTAAATCTAAAGTTGAAAAATCAGATTCACCTGCTTTGAATATTGGTTACAACAGTCACAAAAAAGTCCACACTAAATTGTCAGCACCACAAAAACGTGGTGTTGCAACTCGTGTTGGAACAATGACACCTAAAAAACCTAACTCAGCCCTTCGTAAATTTGCTCGTGTACGTTTGAGCAACCTTATTGAAGTAACTGCCTATATCCCTGGTATTGGTCATAACTTGCAAGAACACAGCGTTGTTCTTATCCGTGGTGGTCGTGTAAAAGACCTTCCAGGGGTACGTTATCACATCGTTCGTGGTGCGCTTGATACAGCAGGTGTTGCTGATCGTAAACAAGGCCGTTCTAAATACGGTGCTAAACGTCCTAAAGGGTAA
- the rpsG gene encoding 30S ribosomal protein S7, with translation MSRKNRAPKREVLPDPLYNSKIVTRLINRVMLDGKRGTAASIVYDAFAEIKETTGTDALEVFETAMNNIMPVLEVRARRVGGSNYQVPVEVRPERRVTLGLRWLVNASRARGEHTMKDRLSKEIMDAANNTGASVKKREDTHKMAEANRAFAHFRW, from the coding sequence ATGAGTCGTAAAAATAGAGCGCCAAAACGCGAAGTATTGCCAGATCCATTGTACAATTCAAAGATTGTTACACGTCTTATCAACCGTGTAATGCTTGATGGTAAACGTGGTACTGCAGCATCAATCGTATATGATGCATTTGCAGAAATCAAAGAAACTACTGGAACAGATGCTCTTGAAGTGTTTGAAACAGCTATGAACAACATCATGCCTGTACTTGAAGTACGTGCACGTCGTGTTGGTGGTTCAAACTACCAAGTTCCAGTTGAAGTGCGTCCAGAACGTCGTGTGACACTTGGCCTACGTTGGTTGGTTAACGCATCACGTGCTCGTGGTGAACACACTATGAAGGATCGTCTTTCAAAAGAGATTATGGATGCTGCTAACAACACTGGTGCATCAGTTAAGAAACGTGAAGATACACATAAAATGGCAGAAGCTAACCGTGCCTTTGCACACTTCCGTTGGTAA
- the fusA gene encoding elongation factor G, with translation MAREFSLAKTRNIGIMAHVDAGKTTTTERILYYTGRIHKIGETHEGASQMDWMEQEQERGITITSAATTAQWDGHRVNIIDTPGHVDFTIEVQRSLRVLDGAVTVLDSQSGVEPQTETVWRQATEYGVPRIVFANKMDKIGADFLYSVSTLHDRLQANAHPIQLPIGSEDDFRGIIDLIKMKAEIYTNDLGTDILEEDIPADYLEQAEEYREKLIEAVAETDEDLMMKYLEGEEITNEELMAGIRKATINVEFFPVLCGSAFKNKGVQLMLDAVINYLPSPLDIPAIKGTNPDTDAEEERPASDEEPFAALAFKIMTDPFVGRLTFFRVYSGVLNSGSYVMNTSKGKRERIGRILQMHANSRQEIETVYAGDIAAAVGLKDTTTGDSLTDEKAKVILESINIPEPVIQLMVEPKSKADQDKMGIALQKLAEEDPTFRVETNVETGETVIAGMGELHLDVLVDRMRREFKVEANVGAPQVSYRETFRASTQARGFFKRQSGGKGQFGDVWIEFTPNEEGKGFEFENAIVGGVVPREFVPAVEKGLVESMENGVLAGYPLVDVKAKLYDGSYHDVDSSETAFKIAASLALKEAAKSAQPAILEPMMLVTVTVPEENLGDVMGHVTARRGRVDGMEAHGNSQIVRAYVPLAEMFGYATTLRSATQGRGTFMMVFDHYEDVPKSVQEEIIKKNSGE, from the coding sequence ATGGCTCGCGAATTTTCACTAGCAAAAACTCGTAATATCGGTATCATGGCTCACGTTGATGCTGGTAAAACAACTACTACAGAGCGTATTCTTTATTATACAGGTCGTATCCACAAAATTGGTGAAACACACGAAGGTGCTTCACAAATGGACTGGATGGAACAAGAACAAGAACGTGGTATTACAATCACATCTGCTGCGACAACAGCACAATGGGATGGTCACCGTGTTAACATCATTGATACGCCAGGACACGTTGACTTCACAATTGAAGTGCAACGTTCACTTCGCGTACTTGATGGAGCAGTAACTGTCCTTGACTCTCAGTCAGGTGTAGAACCTCAAACTGAAACAGTTTGGCGCCAAGCAACTGAATATGGAGTTCCTCGTATCGTTTTTGCTAACAAAATGGACAAAATCGGTGCTGATTTCCTTTACTCAGTAAGCACACTTCATGATCGTCTTCAAGCCAATGCACACCCAATTCAATTGCCAATCGGTTCAGAAGATGATTTCCGTGGAATCATCGACTTGATCAAAATGAAAGCTGAAATCTATACCAATGACCTTGGTACAGATATTCTTGAAGAAGATATTCCAGCTGATTACCTTGAGCAGGCTGAAGAATACCGTGAAAAATTGATTGAAGCAGTTGCTGAGACTGATGAAGATCTAATGATGAAATACCTTGAAGGTGAAGAAATTACGAATGAAGAGTTGATGGCTGGTATTCGTAAAGCGACTATCAACGTTGAATTCTTCCCAGTACTTTGTGGTTCAGCCTTCAAAAACAAAGGTGTTCAATTGATGCTTGATGCGGTTATCAACTACCTTCCAAGCCCACTTGACATTCCAGCTATTAAAGGAACAAATCCAGATACAGACGCTGAAGAAGAACGTCCAGCATCTGATGAAGAGCCTTTTGCAGCTCTTGCCTTCAAGATTATGACTGATCCATTCGTAGGTCGTTTGACATTCTTCCGTGTTTACTCTGGTGTTCTTAACTCAGGTTCATACGTCATGAATACTTCAAAAGGTAAGCGTGAGCGTATTGGACGTATCCTTCAAATGCATGCAAACAGCCGTCAAGAGATTGAAACAGTTTATGCTGGTGATATCGCTGCCGCTGTCGGTTTGAAAGATACAACTACTGGTGATTCATTGACTGATGAAAAAGCAAAAGTTATTCTTGAATCAATCAACATTCCAGAACCAGTTATCCAATTGATGGTTGAGCCAAAATCTAAGGCTGACCAAGATAAAATGGGTATTGCCCTTCAAAAACTTGCTGAAGAAGATCCAACATTCCGCGTTGAAACAAACGTTGAAACTGGGGAAACAGTTATTGCTGGTATGGGTGAGCTTCACTTGGATGTCCTTGTTGACCGTATGCGTCGCGAATTCAAAGTTGAAGCGAACGTAGGTGCGCCTCAAGTATCATACCGTGAAACATTCCGTGCTTCTACTCAAGCTCGTGGATTCTTCAAACGTCAATCTGGTGGTAAAGGTCAATTTGGTGATGTTTGGATTGAATTTACACCTAATGAAGAGGGTAAAGGATTTGAGTTTGAAAATGCTATCGTTGGTGGGGTAGTTCCTCGTGAATTTGTTCCAGCGGTTGAAAAAGGTCTTGTAGAATCTATGGAAAACGGTGTTCTTGCTGGTTATCCATTGGTTGACGTTAAAGCTAAACTCTATGATGGTTCATACCACGATGTCGATTCATCTGAAACAGCCTTCAAGATTGCTGCATCACTTGCTCTTAAAGAAGCTGCTAAATCAGCGCAACCTGCTATCCTTGAGCCTATGATGTTAGTTACTGTAACAGTTCCAGAAGAAAACCTTGGAGATGTTATGGGACATGTTACAGCTCGTCGTGGACGTGTAGATGGTATGGAAGCTCATGGTAACAGCCAAATTGTTCGTGCCTATGTTCCACTTGCTGAAATGTTTGGTTATGCAACAACTCTTCGTTCTGCAACTCAAGGACGTGGTACATTCATGATGGTATTTGACCACTATGAAGATGTTCCTAAGTCAGTGCAAGAAGAAATCATCAAGAAAAATTCTGGTGAATAA
- the gap gene encoding type I glyceraldehyde-3-phosphate dehydrogenase, with amino-acid sequence MTVKVGINGFGRIGRLAFRRIQNVEGVEVARINDLTDPAMLAHLLKYDTTQGRFDGTVEVKDGGFEVNGKFIKVSAEREPGNIDWANDGVEIVLEATGFFAKKEAAEQHIHENGAKKVVITAPGGNDVKTVVFNTNHDILDGTETVISGASCTTNCLAPMAKALHDNFNVEKGLMTTIHGYTGDQMVLDGPHRGGDLRRARAAAANIVPNSTGAAKAIGLVIPELNGKLDGAAQRVPVPTGSVTELVVTLGQNVSVEEVNAAMKSAANDSYGYTEDPIVSSDIVGMSYGSLFDATQTKVLEVDGKQLVKVVSWYDNEMSYTSQLVRTLEYFAKIAK; translated from the coding sequence ATGACAGTTAAAGTTGGTATTAACGGTTTCGGTCGTATCGGACGTCTTGCATTCCGTCGTATCCAAAATGTAGAAGGTGTTGAAGTTGCACGCATCAACGACCTTACAGATCCAGCAATGCTTGCACACTTGTTGAAATATGACACAACTCAAGGTCGTTTCGACGGAACAGTTGAAGTTAAAGACGGTGGATTTGAAGTAAATGGTAAATTCATTAAAGTTTCTGCAGAACGTGAACCAGGAAACATTGACTGGGCAAATGACGGTGTAGAAATCGTACTTGAAGCTACTGGATTCTTCGCTAAAAAAGAAGCTGCTGAACAACACATCCATGAAAATGGTGCTAAAAAAGTTGTTATCACAGCTCCTGGTGGAAACGATGTTAAAACAGTTGTTTTCAACACTAACCACGATATCCTTGATGGTACAGAAACAGTTATCTCAGGTGCTTCATGTACTACAAACTGTCTTGCACCAATGGCAAAAGCTCTTCATGATAACTTCAACGTCGAAAAAGGTCTTATGACAACTATCCATGGTTACACTGGTGACCAAATGGTACTTGACGGACCACACCGTGGTGGTGACCTACGTCGTGCTCGTGCAGCAGCAGCAAACATTGTTCCTAACTCAACAGGTGCTGCAAAAGCTATCGGTCTAGTTATTCCAGAATTGAATGGTAAACTTGACGGTGCTGCACAACGTGTTCCAGTTCCAACAGGTTCAGTTACTGAATTGGTTGTTACTCTTGGACAAAACGTTTCAGTTGAAGAAGTTAATGCTGCAATGAAATCAGCTGCAAATGATTCATACGGCTATACTGAAGATCCAATCGTATCATCAGATATCGTTGGTATGTCATACGGTTCATTGTTTGACGCAACTCAAACTAAAGTACTTGAAGTTGATGGTAAACAATTAGTTAAAGTTGTATCATGGTACGACAACGAAATGTCATACACATCACAACTTGTTCGTACTCTTGAGTACTTCGCAAAAATTGCTAAATAA
- a CDS encoding GntR family transcriptional regulator: MRQKVKDEFYPVNASLPDGKTLAKEFNVSLMTLKRALDMLVAEGYLIRRRGAGTFVRDWKSVQRPHIYTLNGPTEDYGEKVETEVLAFDVIRSDAEVAEKLSINEDDFIYKIIRLRHIDKQPSIMEYTYMPLDVIPNLKYEHVKSSVYRYINENLGRKVHSAFVKVTGVRPNALEQEKMHLVETDYLMQIEQVVSLDNCKVFEYAISHHLPDIFDFETVLFKQ, from the coding sequence ATTCGTCAGAAAGTCAAAGATGAATTTTACCCAGTAAATGCTAGCTTACCTGATGGGAAGACGTTAGCAAAAGAATTTAACGTTAGTTTAATGACCTTGAAACGTGCTTTAGATATGTTGGTAGCAGAAGGTTACCTGATTCGAAGACGAGGGGCTGGAACTTTTGTGCGAGATTGGAAGTCAGTTCAAAGGCCTCATATCTATACCCTGAATGGGCCAACAGAGGATTATGGCGAAAAGGTAGAAACTGAAGTTCTGGCTTTTGATGTCATCAGGTCCGATGCAGAGGTAGCAGAGAAATTATCTATCAATGAAGATGATTTTATTTATAAGATTATTAGATTGAGGCACATTGATAAACAACCTAGTATCATGGAGTACACTTATATGCCTCTTGATGTTATTCCTAATCTTAAATATGAACATGTAAAATCGTCTGTTTACCGTTATATTAATGAAAATTTGGGTCGTAAAGTTCATAGCGCTTTTGTAAAAGTAACAGGTGTTCGTCCTAATGCATTGGAGCAAGAAAAGATGCATTTGGTAGAAACTGACTATCTGATGCAGATTGAACAGGTCGTGAGCTTAGATAATTGTAAAGTGTTCGAATATGCTATCTCACACCATCTACCAGACATTTTTGATTTTGAGACTGTGCTTTTTAAACAATGA
- a CDS encoding phosphoglycerate kinase — translation MAKLTLKDVELKGKKVLVRVDFNVPLKDGVITNDNRITAALPTIKHIVEEGGRAILFSHLGRVKEEADKEGKSLAPVAKALSEKLGQEVAFPGATRGAELEAAINALEDGQVLLVENTRFEDVDGKKESKNDPELGSYWASLGDGIFVNDAFGTAHRAHASNVGISANVDKAVAGYLLENEIAYIQEAVETPERPFVAILGGSKVSDKIGVIENLLNKADKVLIGGGMTYTFYKAQGIEIGNSLVEEDKLEVAKELLEKSNGKLILPVDSKEANAFADYTEVRDTDGEAVSEGFLGLDIGPKSIAKFEEALEGAKTVVWNGPMGVFENPDFQAGTIGVMDAIVKQPGVKSIIGGGDSAAAAINLGRAEKFSWISTGGGASMELLEGKVLPGLDALTEK, via the coding sequence ATGGCTAAATTAACGCTTAAAGATGTTGAGTTGAAGGGTAAAAAAGTCCTTGTTCGTGTTGACTTTAACGTGCCTTTGAAAGATGGCGTTATCACAAACGATAACCGTATCACAGCAGCTCTTCCAACTATCAAGCACATTGTTGAAGAAGGTGGACGTGCAATCCTTTTCTCTCACCTTGGACGTGTCAAAGAAGAAGCAGATAAAGAAGGTAAATCATTAGCACCTGTTGCCAAAGCTCTTTCTGAAAAACTTGGACAAGAGGTTGCTTTCCCAGGAGCTACTCGTGGTGCTGAATTAGAAGCTGCTATCAATGCTCTTGAAGATGGACAAGTACTTCTTGTTGAAAATACTCGTTTTGAAGACGTTGACGGTAAGAAAGAATCTAAAAATGATCCTGAACTCGGTAGCTACTGGGCTTCACTCGGTGATGGCATCTTTGTTAATGATGCTTTCGGTACAGCTCACCGTGCACACGCGTCAAACGTAGGTATTTCAGCAAATGTTGATAAAGCTGTCGCTGGTTACCTTCTTGAAAATGAGATTGCCTACATCCAAGAAGCAGTTGAAACTCCAGAACGTCCATTTGTGGCTATTCTTGGTGGTTCAAAAGTTTCAGATAAGATTGGTGTTATTGAAAATCTTCTTAATAAAGCTGACAAAGTTCTTATCGGTGGTGGTATGACTTACACATTCTACAAAGCTCAAGGTATCGAAATTGGTAACTCGCTTGTAGAAGAAGATAAATTAGAAGTTGCAAAAGAATTGCTTGAAAAATCAAATGGGAAATTGATCTTGCCAGTTGATTCAAAAGAAGCCAATGCATTTGCAGACTATACTGAAGTACGTGATACTGATGGTGAAGCTGTTTCTGAAGGATTCCTTGGACTTGATATCGGACCTAAATCAATTGCTAAATTCGAAGAAGCTCTTGAAGGTGCTAAAACAGTTGTTTGGAACGGACCAATGGGTGTCTTTGAAAATCCTGACTTCCAAGCTGGTACAATCGGTGTGATGGATGCTATCGTTAAACAACCAGGTGTTAAATCAATCATTGGTGGTGGTGACTCAGCTGCTGCAGCAATCAACCTAGGTCGCGCAGAGAAATTCTCATGGATTTCAACAGGTGGTGGTGCCTCAATGGAACTCCTAGAAGGTAAAGTACTTCCAGGACTTGATGCCCTTACTGAAAAATAA
- a CDS encoding FUSC family protein has product MQFRFDPKKFRLGMRTFKTGLSVFLVLALFSLFGWEGLQIGALTAVFSLRENFDKSFSFGMSRIFGNSVGGIFALIYYLLRELLGADTWVMLVFVPILTMLTIMINVACNNKSGIIGGVAALLIITLSVPRGDTIFYVFSRIFETFIGVFIAILVNTDVDRVRQWLVKKKF; this is encoded by the coding sequence ATGCAATTTCGTTTTGATCCTAAGAAATTTCGTTTGGGGATGCGAACTTTTAAAACGGGTCTGTCGGTTTTTCTTGTGTTAGCATTGTTTAGCTTATTTGGCTGGGAGGGTCTTCAAATTGGCGCATTGACTGCTGTCTTTAGTTTGAGAGAAAATTTTGATAAAAGTTTTTCTTTTGGGATGTCACGCATTTTTGGCAATTCAGTTGGTGGTATCTTTGCTTTAATTTATTATCTTTTACGGGAATTATTAGGAGCTGATACGTGGGTTATGCTTGTTTTTGTTCCCATTTTAACCATGTTGACGATTATGATCAATGTCGCTTGTAATAATAAATCTGGCATTATTGGTGGTGTAGCTGCCTTGCTCATTATCACCTTGTCTGTTCCTCGGGGAGATACGATTTTCTATGTGTTCTCAAGAATTTTTGAAACTTTCATTGGTGTTTTCATTGCTATTTTAGTTAATACTGATGTTGATAGAGTTCGTCAGTGGCTAGTTAAAAAGAAGTTTTAG
- a CDS encoding MerR family transcriptional regulator translates to MKGKELRRTMAVFPIGTVMKLTDLTARQIRYYEDQGLIDPERTPGNRRMYSLNDMDRLLEIKDFIDEGLNIAAIKHEYAERQEAKRSKQKSLTDADVRRILHDELLNQGGFQNPSSHLNHLQSGMMRK, encoded by the coding sequence ATGAAAGGTAAAGAATTGAGACGAACAATGGCCGTTTTCCCGATTGGGACTGTTATGAAATTGACAGATTTAACAGCTAGACAGATTCGCTACTACGAAGACCAAGGATTGATTGATCCTGAGAGAACTCCTGGGAACAGACGCATGTATTCCCTAAATGATATGGACCGTTTGCTGGAAATCAAGGATTTCATTGACGAGGGATTAAATATTGCTGCCATAAAGCATGAATATGCGGAACGTCAAGAAGCCAAGCGCTCGAAGCAGAAATCTTTGACTGATGCTGATGTTCGTCGTATCCTTCATGATGAACTTCTTAATCAAGGAGGATTTCAAAATCCTTCATCACATTTAAATCATTTACAATCTGGAATGATGCGTAAATAA
- the glnA gene encoding type I glutamate--ammonia ligase: MALTVADIKQDIKDKNVTFLRLMFTDILGTMKNVEIPATDEQVEKVLSNKAMFDGSSIEGFVRINESDMYLYPDLDTWTVFPWGDENGAVAGLICDIYTSEGQPFAGDPRGNLKRSLEHMEEVGFKSFNLGPEPEFFLFKLNDKGEPTLDVNDKGGYFDLAPTDLADNTRREIVNVLTEMGFEVEASHHEVAVGQHEIDFKYGDVLEACDNIQMFKLVVKTIARKHGLYATFMAKPKFGIAGSGMHCNMSLFDKEGQNAFYDPEDKNGMQLSETAYHFLGGLMKHAYNYTAIMNPTVNSYKRLVPGYEAPVYIAWAGRNRSPLIRVPASRGMSTRLELRSVDPTANPYLAMAVLLESGLDGVKNKIEAPTPVESNIYAMSADERKAAGISDLPSTLHNAIKALQEDEVVKAALGEHITTNFVEAKRLEWASYATFVSQWEIDNYLDLY; encoded by the coding sequence ATGGCACTTACAGTAGCTGATATCAAACAAGATATCAAAGATAAAAATGTTACATTCTTACGCTTGATGTTTACCGATATCTTGGGAACCATGAAAAATGTCGAAATCCCAGCGACCGATGAGCAAGTTGAAAAAGTCTTATCCAATAAGGCGATGTTTGACGGCTCGTCAATTGAAGGATTTGTGCGTATCAATGAATCTGACATGTACCTATACCCTGACCTTGATACATGGACTGTTTTCCCCTGGGGGGATGAAAATGGTGCTGTAGCTGGTTTGATTTGTGATATTTACACGTCAGAAGGCCAACCATTTGCTGGTGACCCTCGTGGTAATTTGAAACGTTCATTGGAACACATGGAAGAAGTTGGTTTCAAATCATTTAATTTGGGTCCTGAACCAGAATTTTTCCTTTTCAAACTGAATGATAAAGGCGAACCTACTCTTGATGTCAATGATAAAGGTGGATACTTTGATCTAGCTCCAACTGATTTGGCTGATAATACTCGTCGTGAGATTGTTAATGTCTTGACGGAAATGGGTTTTGAAGTTGAGGCTAGTCACCACGAAGTTGCTGTTGGTCAACATGAAATTGACTTTAAATATGGTGATGTCTTAGAAGCTTGTGATAATATCCAAATGTTTAAGTTGGTTGTTAAAACGATTGCTCGGAAACACGGTTTGTATGCGACTTTTATGGCGAAACCGAAATTTGGCATCGCGGGCTCTGGGATGCATTGCAATATGTCTCTCTTTGATAAAGAGGGTCAGAATGCTTTTTACGATCCTGAAGATAAGAATGGTATGCAGTTGTCTGAGACGGCTTATCATTTTCTCGGTGGCTTGATGAAGCACGCTTATAATTACACAGCTATTATGAATCCGACGGTTAATTCATATAAGCGTTTGGTTCCTGGTTATGAGGCTCCTGTTTACATCGCTTGGGCAGGCCGTAACCGCTCTCCCCTCATTCGCGTTCCTGCTTCTCGTGGCATGAGTACACGGTTGGAATTACGTTCTGTTGACCCAACGGCGAACCCTTATCTAGCTATGGCAGTATTGCTTGAGTCTGGTTTAGATGGTGTTAAAAATAAGATTGAAGCACCAACACCTGTTGAATCTAACATTTATGCTATGTCCGCTGATGAGCGTAAAGCAGCGGGAATTAGCGATCTTCCTTCAACGCTGCACAATGCGATTAAAGCTTTGCAGGAAGATGAAGTTGTTAAGGCAGCGCTTGGTGAACATATTACAACCAACTTTGTTGAAGCAAAACGCCTTGAATGGGCGAGCTATGCTACCTTTGTGTCACAATGGGAAATTGATAATTATTTAGATTTATATTAA